In Oryza sativa Japonica Group chromosome 11, ASM3414082v1, the following are encoded in one genomic region:
- the LOC107277854 gene encoding uncharacterized protein isoform X1, which translates to MASMEPLNRMVRMVARAFYDDVSLARDPKSARGDNCGLAVVVLEALGRRRQWVREEDLAKALKISSKQLRRILQFFEEEKLVRRCHRKEVYDVVRYRIHRMRKKLKDGLDDRDTVQHYVCPNCKRRYSAFDALQLVSDMDDYFHCEHCKGELRPESEKLTLDEIVCGGGNAIKHTHDKLKDMQQRMEEQLKPLIAVLDRVKDLPFPSFMSLQDWERATIGASANGAVGSSQNSEGRYSSKPMPFLGETEVEVNFLGSTGAQEGVESGMESIKPQHSWMNRKRTVLAGEHKEENNNTANLDQSSEAKSDKKQLSEEDEMKSIQEAYAKAYYEAIQKRQEDEGKRAIQEESLACISDQPFASDAQFERRLGAKSKRDDGGESGDDGIELKVRQSTGNIEEVYKFADLNVETQEVSCNDYEWEEG; encoded by the exons atggcctccATGGAGCCCTTGAACCG GATGGTGAGGATGGTGGCGCGCGCATTCTACGACGACGTCTCGCTGGCCAGAGACCCCAAGTCCGCTCGCGGCGACAACTGTGGGCTTGCCGTCGTTGTCCTCGAAGCCCTCGGCAG GCGGCGCCAGTGGGTCCGAGAGGAAGATTTGGCTAAAGCATTAAAGATTTCCTCTAAGCAACTGCGCCGCATTCTCCAGTTTTTTGAAGAAGAGAAGCTGGTGAGAAGATGTCATCGGAAGGAG GTGTATGATGTTGTAAGATATAGGATACACCGCATGAGGAAAAAATTGAAAGATGGCTTAGATGACAGAGATACAGTTCAGCATTATGTGTGTCCTAATTGTAAAAGAAG GTATTCAGCATTTGATGCACTGCAACTTGTCAGCGATATGGATGACTATTTTCACTGCGAGCATTGCAAAGGAGAACTTCGTCCAGAAAGTGAAAAGCTTACTTTGGATGAAATTGTGTGTGGTGGTGGCAATGCAATAAAGCATACGCACGATAAACTGAAGGATATGCAGCAAAGAATGGAG GAGCAATTGAAACCACTAATAGCAGTACTTGACAGGGTAAAGGATCTTCCTTTTCCATCTTTTATGAGTTTGCAAGATTGGGAAAGAGCAACTATAGGGGCATCTGCAAATGGTGCAGTTGGTTCATCTCAGAATTCAGAAGGGCGATACAGCAGTAAACCAATGCCCTTCCTTGGGGAAACAGAG GTTGAAGTTAATTTCTTAGGAAGTACTGGTGCACAGGAAGGTGTTGAATCTGGTATGGAAAGTATAAAGCCACAGCACTCATGGATGAATCGTAAGCGCACAGTCCTCGCGGGGGAACATaaagaagaaaacaacaacACTGCAAATCTGGATCAAAGTTCAGAAGCCAAGAGTGACAAGAAACAGCTCTCAGAGGAAGATGAGATGAAGAGCATACAG GAGGCATACGCAAAAGCTTATTATGAGGCTATCCAGAAAAGGCAGGAAGATGAGGGCAAAAGGGCGATACAAGAAGAAAGCCTAGCATGTATTTCTGACCAGCCATTTGCTTCTGATGCACAGTTTGAGAGGCGGTTGGGTGCCAAATCAAAACGTGATGATGGTGGTGAATCTGGTGATGATGGCATTGAATTGAAAGTGAGGCAATCAACAG GAAATATAGAAGAGGTATATAAGTTTGCTGATCTGAATGTGGAGACCCAAGAAGTAAGTTGTAATGATTATGAATGGGAAGAGGGCTGA
- the LOC107277854 gene encoding uncharacterized protein isoform X2, producing MQTFCACALSNLWHMVQDLFFKVKLIISFLKAGWPQRPVQCSNKHWRRQWVREEDLAKALKISSKQLRRILQFFEEEKLVRRCHRKEVYDVVRYRIHRMRKKLKDGLDDRDTVQHYVCPNCKRRYSAFDALQLVSDMDDYFHCEHCKGELRPESEKLTLDEIVCGGGNAIKHTHDKLKDMQQRMEEQLKPLIAVLDRVKDLPFPSFMSLQDWERATIGASANGAVGSSQNSEGRYSSKPMPFLGETEVEVNFLGSTGAQEGVESGMESIKPQHSWMNRKRTVLAGEHKEENNNTANLDQSSEAKSDKKQLSEEDEMKSIQEAYAKAYYEAIQKRQEDEGKRAIQEESLACISDQPFASDAQFERRLGAKSKRDDGGESGDDGIELKVRQSTGNIEEVYKFADLNVETQEVSCNDYEWEEG from the exons ATGCAGACTTTTTGTGCCTGTGCATTGTCAAATTTATGGCATATGGTCCAGGATTTATTTTTCAAGGTTAAATTGATTATTTCGTTTCTTAAAGCAGGTTGGCCACAACGTCCTGTTCAGTGCTCAAACAAGCATTG GCGGCGCCAGTGGGTCCGAGAGGAAGATTTGGCTAAAGCATTAAAGATTTCCTCTAAGCAACTGCGCCGCATTCTCCAGTTTTTTGAAGAAGAGAAGCTGGTGAGAAGATGTCATCGGAAGGAG GTGTATGATGTTGTAAGATATAGGATACACCGCATGAGGAAAAAATTGAAAGATGGCTTAGATGACAGAGATACAGTTCAGCATTATGTGTGTCCTAATTGTAAAAGAAG GTATTCAGCATTTGATGCACTGCAACTTGTCAGCGATATGGATGACTATTTTCACTGCGAGCATTGCAAAGGAGAACTTCGTCCAGAAAGTGAAAAGCTTACTTTGGATGAAATTGTGTGTGGTGGTGGCAATGCAATAAAGCATACGCACGATAAACTGAAGGATATGCAGCAAAGAATGGAG GAGCAATTGAAACCACTAATAGCAGTACTTGACAGGGTAAAGGATCTTCCTTTTCCATCTTTTATGAGTTTGCAAGATTGGGAAAGAGCAACTATAGGGGCATCTGCAAATGGTGCAGTTGGTTCATCTCAGAATTCAGAAGGGCGATACAGCAGTAAACCAATGCCCTTCCTTGGGGAAACAGAG GTTGAAGTTAATTTCTTAGGAAGTACTGGTGCACAGGAAGGTGTTGAATCTGGTATGGAAAGTATAAAGCCACAGCACTCATGGATGAATCGTAAGCGCACAGTCCTCGCGGGGGAACATaaagaagaaaacaacaacACTGCAAATCTGGATCAAAGTTCAGAAGCCAAGAGTGACAAGAAACAGCTCTCAGAGGAAGATGAGATGAAGAGCATACAG GAGGCATACGCAAAAGCTTATTATGAGGCTATCCAGAAAAGGCAGGAAGATGAGGGCAAAAGGGCGATACAAGAAGAAAGCCTAGCATGTATTTCTGACCAGCCATTTGCTTCTGATGCACAGTTTGAGAGGCGGTTGGGTGCCAAATCAAAACGTGATGATGGTGGTGAATCTGGTGATGATGGCATTGAATTGAAAGTGAGGCAATCAACAG GAAATATAGAAGAGGTATATAAGTTTGCTGATCTGAATGTGGAGACCCAAGAAGTAAGTTGTAATGATTATGAATGGGAAGAGGGCTGA
- the LOC107277854 gene encoding uncharacterized protein isoform X3 produces MHTHSYCCLDYAQVYDVVRYRIHRMRKKLKDGLDDRDTVQHYVCPNCKRRYSAFDALQLVSDMDDYFHCEHCKGELRPESEKLTLDEIVCGGGNAIKHTHDKLKDMQQRMEEQLKPLIAVLDRVKDLPFPSFMSLQDWERATIGASANGAVGSSQNSEGRYSSKPMPFLGETEVEVNFLGSTGAQEGVESGMESIKPQHSWMNRKRTVLAGEHKEENNNTANLDQSSEAKSDKKQLSEEDEMKSIQEAYAKAYYEAIQKRQEDEGKRAIQEESLACISDQPFASDAQFERRLGAKSKRDDGGESGDDGIELKVRQSTGNIEEVYKFADLNVETQEVSCNDYEWEEG; encoded by the exons ATGCACACACATTCCTACTGTTGTTTGGACTATGCTCAG GTGTATGATGTTGTAAGATATAGGATACACCGCATGAGGAAAAAATTGAAAGATGGCTTAGATGACAGAGATACAGTTCAGCATTATGTGTGTCCTAATTGTAAAAGAAG GTATTCAGCATTTGATGCACTGCAACTTGTCAGCGATATGGATGACTATTTTCACTGCGAGCATTGCAAAGGAGAACTTCGTCCAGAAAGTGAAAAGCTTACTTTGGATGAAATTGTGTGTGGTGGTGGCAATGCAATAAAGCATACGCACGATAAACTGAAGGATATGCAGCAAAGAATGGAG GAGCAATTGAAACCACTAATAGCAGTACTTGACAGGGTAAAGGATCTTCCTTTTCCATCTTTTATGAGTTTGCAAGATTGGGAAAGAGCAACTATAGGGGCATCTGCAAATGGTGCAGTTGGTTCATCTCAGAATTCAGAAGGGCGATACAGCAGTAAACCAATGCCCTTCCTTGGGGAAACAGAG GTTGAAGTTAATTTCTTAGGAAGTACTGGTGCACAGGAAGGTGTTGAATCTGGTATGGAAAGTATAAAGCCACAGCACTCATGGATGAATCGTAAGCGCACAGTCCTCGCGGGGGAACATaaagaagaaaacaacaacACTGCAAATCTGGATCAAAGTTCAGAAGCCAAGAGTGACAAGAAACAGCTCTCAGAGGAAGATGAGATGAAGAGCATACAG GAGGCATACGCAAAAGCTTATTATGAGGCTATCCAGAAAAGGCAGGAAGATGAGGGCAAAAGGGCGATACAAGAAGAAAGCCTAGCATGTATTTCTGACCAGCCATTTGCTTCTGATGCACAGTTTGAGAGGCGGTTGGGTGCCAAATCAAAACGTGATGATGGTGGTGAATCTGGTGATGATGGCATTGAATTGAAAGTGAGGCAATCAACAG GAAATATAGAAGAGGTATATAAGTTTGCTGATCTGAATGTGGAGACCCAAGAAGTAAGTTGTAATGATTATGAATGGGAAGAGGGCTGA